The following proteins are co-located in the Vibrio astriarenae genome:
- a CDS encoding HlyU family transcriptional regulator yields the protein MGFFSRLFGGKSTTEDPVQVEAVEYKGFNIYQEPVKEGGQYRIAGRITKDFDGELKEHRFIRSDVVASKDDADELMLNKAKMFIDQMGDNIFG from the coding sequence GTGGGATTTTTTTCTCGTTTGTTTGGCGGAAAATCTACGACCGAAGATCCAGTCCAAGTAGAAGCGGTTGAATACAAAGGATTCAACATCTACCAAGAGCCAGTTAAAGAAGGCGGCCAGTATCGTATCGCAGGTCGCATAACCAAAGATTTCGATGGCGAGTTAAAGGAGCATCGCTTCATTCGCTCTGATGTCGTGGCTAGCAAAGATGACGCCGATGAACTGATGCTGAACAAGGCAAAAATGTTTATCGATCAGATGGGTGATAACATTTTTGGCTAG
- the pntB gene encoding Re/Si-specific NAD(P)(+) transhydrogenase subunit beta has protein sequence MSAGLVQAAYIIAAIFFIFSLAGLSKQESARQGNYYGIVGMAIALIATIFSPEAQGFGWIIVAMAIGGTIGIFYARKVEMTEMPELVAILHSFVGMAAVLVGYNSYIEPPAPISVDLVEQHAEHVIHLVEVFLGVFIGAVTFTGSVVAFGKLRGVISSSPLNLPHKHKMNLAAVVVSTLLMIYFVKADGSMFALIVMTLIAFAFGYHLVASIGGADMPVVVSMLNSYSGWAAAAAGFMLANDLLIVTGALVGSSGAILSYIMCKAMNRSFVSVIAGGFGQEVEISSDVEYGEHTEITAEEVAELLKESKSVIITPGYGMAVAQAQYPVHEITEKLRAKGIDVRFGIHPVAGRLPGHMNVLLAEAKVPYDIVLEMDELNDDFPETDTVLVIGANDTVNPAALEDPNSPIAGMPVLEVWNAKNVIVFKRSMNTGYAGVQNPLFFKDNTSMLFGDAKDSVDAISKAI, from the coding sequence ATGTCTGCAGGACTAGTACAAGCGGCATACATCATTGCTGCAATATTTTTCATCTTTAGCTTAGCGGGTCTTTCTAAACAAGAGTCTGCACGTCAAGGTAACTACTACGGTATCGTCGGCATGGCGATCGCTTTGATCGCTACGATCTTTAGCCCAGAAGCACAAGGCTTTGGCTGGATCATTGTTGCAATGGCGATTGGTGGTACGATCGGTATTTTCTACGCTCGCAAAGTAGAAATGACAGAGATGCCAGAGTTGGTCGCGATCCTTCACAGCTTTGTGGGTATGGCAGCCGTCTTGGTAGGCTATAACAGCTACATAGAGCCTCCAGCGCCAATATCTGTTGACCTAGTAGAGCAACACGCAGAGCACGTGATCCACTTAGTTGAAGTCTTTTTAGGCGTCTTCATCGGTGCTGTCACCTTCACGGGTTCAGTGGTTGCTTTCGGAAAACTGCGTGGCGTTATCTCATCATCCCCACTTAATCTGCCACATAAGCACAAAATGAACCTCGCAGCTGTGGTTGTATCTACACTGTTGATGATTTACTTCGTTAAAGCTGATGGCAGCATGTTTGCTCTGATTGTGATGACGTTGATCGCCTTTGCCTTTGGTTATCACTTAGTCGCATCAATTGGTGGCGCTGATATGCCAGTGGTGGTTTCAATGCTGAACTCATACTCTGGTTGGGCAGCAGCAGCAGCCGGTTTTATGTTGGCGAACGATCTATTGATTGTGACGGGTGCATTAGTCGGTTCATCGGGCGCAATTCTGTCGTACATCATGTGTAAAGCTATGAACCGCTCATTTGTCAGTGTGATTGCAGGTGGTTTCGGGCAAGAAGTTGAGATTTCATCCGACGTTGAATACGGTGAACACACCGAAATTACCGCAGAAGAAGTGGCTGAATTACTCAAAGAGTCAAAATCAGTGATTATCACTCCAGGATATGGCATGGCGGTGGCGCAAGCTCAATACCCTGTGCATGAAATCACAGAAAAACTACGAGCAAAAGGCATTGATGTTCGCTTTGGTATTCACCCAGTCGCGGGTAGACTTCCAGGGCATATGAACGTCCTTCTAGCCGAAGCCAAAGTACCTTACGATATCGTACTGGAAATGGATGAGTTGAACGATGACTTCCCTGAAACAGATACCGTCTTGGTTATCGGTGCTAATGACACCGTAAACCCAGCAGCGCTAGAAGATCCAAACAGCCCAATCGCTGGTATGCCAGTACTTGAAGTTTGGAATGCGAAGAACGTTATCGTGTTCAAACGTTCAATGAACACCGGCTACGCTGGCGTACAAAACCCACTGTTCTTCAAAGATAATACATCTATGTTGTTCGGTGATGCTAAAGACAGCGTTGATGCTATTTCCAAGGCAATTTAA
- a CDS encoding GGDEF domain-containing response regulator yields the protein MMENNASMRILLVDDVQLDRMQLAIRLKQQGHNVEAVSGGREALEVFYDFDPELVLLDITMPEMDGFEVAQRIREQDDDWRPIIFLSSHEEPHFISKAIDAGGDDYLIKPVDRVVLTAKLTAMQRIAMMRRELQSTSSELERVNYRLMKQVNEDGLTKLFNRRFMDEQLQKIVNFHGRHEIPFSLILFDVDHFKPYNDNYGHIEGDKCLIKISNAINNLFTRTEEYVGRYGGEEFVVLLANTDLDKLEQACGRIHKAIVELNIENSGSLVSDIVTVSQGGITFIPHGNESVDSLYEQADKLLYQAKKNGRASYVIETIDP from the coding sequence ATGATGGAAAATAACGCTTCAATGCGTATCTTACTTGTTGATGACGTGCAGCTTGATCGAATGCAGCTTGCAATAAGACTCAAACAGCAAGGCCACAATGTTGAAGCGGTTTCGGGTGGTAGAGAGGCCCTCGAAGTTTTCTATGATTTCGACCCCGAGCTGGTGTTGTTAGACATTACTATGCCAGAGATGGATGGATTCGAAGTTGCACAGCGAATTCGTGAACAAGATGACGATTGGCGTCCGATCATTTTCCTTAGCAGCCATGAAGAACCTCACTTTATCTCTAAGGCGATTGATGCTGGTGGTGACGATTATTTGATTAAACCCGTCGACCGGGTGGTTCTTACGGCCAAGCTGACAGCCATGCAAAGAATCGCAATGATGAGGCGCGAGCTCCAATCAACGTCTTCAGAGCTAGAGCGTGTAAACTATCGATTGATGAAGCAAGTCAATGAAGATGGTCTAACTAAACTCTTTAATCGCCGCTTCATGGACGAGCAGCTACAAAAAATCGTTAATTTTCATGGACGCCATGAAATTCCTTTCTCCCTTATCTTATTCGATGTCGACCACTTTAAACCTTACAATGACAACTATGGTCATATTGAAGGAGACAAATGTTTGATTAAGATTTCAAACGCCATCAATAATCTATTCACCCGAACTGAAGAGTACGTTGGCCGTTATGGTGGTGAAGAGTTTGTCGTTTTATTGGCAAACACCGACCTAGACAAGCTCGAACAGGCCTGTGGAAGGATCCACAAAGCAATTGTCGAGCTAAATATTGAAAATAGTGGTAGTCTAGTGAGTGATATAGTGACAGTGTCACAAGGAGGTATAACGTTTATCCCTCATGGCAATGAATCTGTTGATTCTCTGTATGAGCAGGCTGATAAGCTATTATATCAGGCCAAGAAAAATGGCAGAGCGAGCTACGTAATTGAGACAATTGATCCTTAA
- a CDS encoding GGDEF domain-containing protein: MSSSFISSSWFKIGLPIFFLTIVSFTMSGIIKATGANLGVAVNLPYVLFISAIAISHAFKQSRSAMIATAMLVAYYFIQARLQSPLTSGTTLLELSLLSFLLPVACLMIYVFSDSRVTSVSFAVYSGLIAMFVIWCYLILTHFYEGGFEDISDTFLFSVDQLSRLPFVLLMYQLALIGSTAMLVIHNNRNVDAIVYSSILMTSAAFTFFHVPYISSTLFSIGGIFLLFYIASSSYQLAFNDGLTGIPGRHALEMDLKQLSRRYSIAMLDIDHFKSFNDTYGHDTGDDVLKLVASRMTRVKGNAKVYRYGGEEFTVLYNRKYAKQTHEYLELLREDIANYEMKLRDTDNRPNDDKVGSKQRKGKKNKSDVVKVTISIGVADSTCAKKPVDVIKAADDALYKAKKKGRNRVEIAKPTH; encoded by the coding sequence ATGTCGTCCTCTTTTATCTCTTCTAGCTGGTTTAAGATCGGCCTGCCGATTTTTTTCTTAACGATCGTCTCATTCACTATGAGTGGCATTATTAAGGCAACCGGCGCTAACTTAGGCGTTGCAGTTAATTTACCTTACGTCTTATTTATCTCTGCCATTGCGATTTCTCATGCGTTCAAACAAAGCCGTAGTGCGATGATCGCGACGGCAATGCTGGTGGCTTATTACTTTATTCAAGCGCGCCTGCAATCTCCCTTAACGTCGGGCACTACCCTTTTAGAACTGTCACTTTTAAGCTTCTTGTTACCTGTTGCTTGTTTAATGATTTATGTGTTTTCTGATTCACGAGTAACAAGCGTCTCATTTGCAGTTTATTCTGGGTTAATCGCCATGTTCGTCATATGGTGTTATCTCATATTGACTCATTTTTATGAGGGTGGCTTTGAAGACATTAGCGACACGTTTTTGTTTTCGGTTGATCAGCTCTCGCGCCTTCCCTTCGTGCTCTTGATGTATCAGCTAGCATTGATCGGGTCGACAGCAATGTTAGTGATCCACAATAATCGCAATGTTGATGCTATCGTATACAGCTCCATTTTAATGACGAGCGCAGCATTTACCTTTTTCCATGTCCCGTATATCTCAAGCACACTGTTTTCTATCGGAGGGATATTCCTACTCTTCTATATTGCCTCTTCAAGTTACCAACTGGCCTTCAACGACGGTTTAACGGGGATCCCTGGAAGACATGCTCTCGAAATGGATTTGAAGCAATTAAGTCGACGTTACTCTATCGCGATGCTCGATATCGATCATTTCAAATCGTTCAATGATACTTATGGCCATGATACTGGTGATGATGTTTTGAAACTCGTTGCAAGTCGGATGACTCGCGTAAAGGGTAATGCCAAGGTTTACCGTTATGGTGGTGAAGAGTTCACTGTGCTTTATAACCGTAAATATGCAAAACAGACTCACGAATACCTAGAGTTATTAAGAGAAGACATTGCTAACTACGAAATGAAGTTGCGCGACACAGACAATCGTCCGAATGACGACAAAGTCGGCTCGAAGCAACGTAAAGGTAAAAAGAACAAATCAGATGTGGTAAAAGTGACCATCAGTATTGGTGTTGCAGACTCAACGTGTGCTAAAAAGCCGGTTGATGTCATTAAAGCGGCGGATGATGCACTATACAAAGCGAAGAAGAAAGGTCGAAACCGCGTCGAAATTGCAAAGCCAACGCACTAA
- the modC gene encoding molybdenum ABC transporter ATP-binding protein ModC yields MSAFTIKATKQLGDIEFNVNLTLPNRGITAIFGRSGAGKTTLINMVAGLVKPRDGHISIRDRVLFDSSSRTNLPVHKRNVGYVFQDSRLFPHYTVVGNLKYGRKRVSKSKLEEICQLLDIQHLLARYPRELSGGEKQRVAIGRALLSEPDLLLMDEPLASLDLPRKREVMPYLEQLAESINIPILYVTHSLSEIVRLAQHIVMLDKGHIIENGELTKVWQSHAMRPWQSFTDQSSLFEATVLEHNTQYGLTQVALSNNHTLWTQYYNAPMGEKLRLQIRSSDVSLTLTQPSDTSIRNILKTTITSIEHCQQAPDRQSVIVELKIDDVNTLSANITRWAHDELKLEKGKEVYAQIKGVSISQRDISHPHLPQ; encoded by the coding sequence ATGTCAGCGTTTACGATTAAAGCGACAAAGCAACTCGGTGATATTGAATTCAATGTAAACCTGACTCTTCCTAATAGAGGCATTACCGCCATTTTCGGGCGCTCAGGCGCGGGTAAGACCACCCTTATCAACATGGTTGCAGGTTTGGTAAAACCAAGAGATGGCCATATTTCTATCCGAGACCGGGTCTTGTTCGATAGCTCGTCTCGTACGAACCTACCTGTTCATAAGCGCAATGTCGGTTACGTATTTCAAGATTCTCGGCTATTCCCACACTACACCGTTGTTGGCAATTTAAAATATGGGCGAAAAAGGGTATCGAAGAGCAAGCTGGAAGAGATTTGCCAGTTACTCGATATTCAACATCTGCTAGCACGCTATCCTCGTGAGTTATCGGGAGGGGAAAAACAGCGTGTCGCCATCGGTCGAGCCTTACTCTCAGAGCCTGATCTACTTTTAATGGACGAACCACTTGCATCGCTAGACTTGCCACGTAAAAGGGAGGTGATGCCATATCTGGAGCAATTAGCTGAAAGCATCAATATCCCAATTCTCTACGTGACACACAGCTTGTCTGAAATCGTACGCCTAGCACAACACATCGTGATGTTAGATAAAGGGCATATTATTGAAAACGGTGAACTAACAAAAGTATGGCAATCACATGCAATGCGCCCTTGGCAGTCCTTCACCGATCAAAGCTCTCTGTTTGAAGCGACGGTACTAGAGCACAACACTCAATATGGTCTGACTCAAGTGGCTCTTTCAAACAACCATACGCTTTGGACACAATATTACAATGCACCGATGGGTGAAAAATTGAGACTGCAAATTCGTTCGAGTGACGTCTCTTTGACTTTGACGCAACCAAGTGATACTTCAATTCGGAACATTCTCAAGACAACGATCACCTCAATTGAACACTGCCAGCAAGCACCTGATCGACAAAGTGTTATCGTCGAGCTAAAAATTGATGACGTTAATACCTTAAGTGCCAATATTACCCGCTGGGCACACGATGAACTGAAGCTAGAGAAGGGGAAAGAGGTATACGCTCAAATAAAAGGGGTAAGTATCAGTCAACGAGATATCTCGCATCCTCACTTACCCCAATAA
- the modB gene encoding molybdate ABC transporter permease subunit: MTDYELQALLLSLKVAGYALVWLVPLGIALAWILSRKEFWGKTILDSLVHLPLVLPPVVIGYLLLISMGRQGAIGGWLYQHFNLVFSFDWKGAVLACIVVALPLMVRSIRLSLDNIDRKIELAAATLGASPLKVFFTITLPLMLPGIITGAMLAFARSLGEFGATISFVSNIPGETQTLPLAMYSFIETPGAEVEAARLCAISIVIALLSLLISEYMQRYSTRRLGV, from the coding sequence TTGACTGATTATGAGCTTCAAGCACTGCTGTTGAGTCTAAAAGTGGCGGGCTACGCGCTTGTTTGGCTAGTGCCGTTAGGCATAGCACTTGCGTGGATTCTTAGTCGTAAAGAATTTTGGGGCAAGACGATTCTCGACAGTCTTGTCCATTTACCATTAGTGTTACCACCGGTCGTCATTGGTTATTTGCTGCTCATCAGTATGGGCCGTCAAGGGGCAATTGGAGGTTGGCTATACCAACACTTTAACTTGGTATTTAGTTTCGACTGGAAAGGGGCTGTTCTCGCTTGTATCGTTGTAGCACTGCCTCTAATGGTCCGCTCAATACGTTTGAGTCTCGATAATATCGACCGAAAAATTGAGCTTGCCGCCGCGACGCTCGGTGCTTCACCACTCAAAGTGTTTTTTACGATTACACTGCCACTCATGCTACCGGGTATTATTACCGGAGCTATGCTCGCATTCGCCCGTAGCTTAGGCGAGTTTGGTGCAACTATTAGTTTTGTATCTAACATTCCCGGCGAAACCCAAACTCTACCACTCGCCATGTACAGTTTTATTGAAACACCGGGCGCAGAAGTGGAAGCCGCTCGCCTTTGCGCAATATCTATTGTTATTGCGCTATTGTCGCTGCTCATTTCAGAGTATATGCAACGTTACTCGACAAGAAGGTTAGGGGTATAG
- the vxrA gene encoding sensor histidine kinase VxrA → MLRTLLLSITSLVSLNAHANSLPERLEEFSAMFDLSQTAASYDIRIIQSEFPNRLIDPDYMLPQTSSYPLKDIQKLYRLAETCRGSLPLSPLVTEPLVFVRALCKGNQLSERWFARSSLIHPGGGSYAFRYSKEYPEYYLQLERYMHIKERPLAHPDTLLGRIQAMNHTVVHSLIRGESMMVEEDELWLKKGDVYYVFSPSLWKSNAEKAGLTYQVTDKRGECLVQRGNICWELQDHSDILRGVMIGLGIANILLVLGWLYYRWDSKRKEMRSRMLILQILTHELRTPIASLSLTVEGFRREFENLPESVYDEFRRLCQDSRRLRQLAEASKDYLQSDYQPLATEWVPSVEEWLTFKLEEEFSQPIEFTLNQDVAAKLNVYWLGSCIDNLIRNALKYGVAPVSLDVQSTELGLTIRVIDQGQLTSKDWSHVRKPFVSQAGLGLGLTIVESMVARMGGSMKLIGPPTTFILEIPCETDTASR, encoded by the coding sequence CTGTTACGAACTCTTTTACTATCGATCACTAGCCTCGTAAGCCTTAATGCCCACGCAAACTCTTTGCCCGAGCGCTTAGAGGAGTTCAGTGCGATGTTCGATCTCAGCCAGACTGCTGCATCGTATGACATTCGCATTATTCAAAGTGAATTCCCAAATCGCCTGATTGATCCAGACTACATGTTGCCGCAAACGTCTTCATACCCGCTAAAAGACATTCAAAAACTCTATCGTTTAGCTGAAACCTGTCGAGGCTCACTACCACTGAGCCCACTTGTGACTGAGCCATTGGTCTTTGTTAGGGCATTATGTAAAGGTAATCAACTGAGTGAGCGATGGTTTGCACGAAGTAGCCTTATCCACCCAGGCGGTGGTAGTTACGCGTTCCGTTATTCAAAAGAGTATCCTGAATACTATCTTCAGCTAGAGCGCTATATGCACATCAAAGAGCGCCCGCTTGCCCATCCGGATACCTTGTTGGGTCGTATACAAGCGATGAATCACACCGTTGTTCATTCACTTATTCGTGGTGAATCGATGATGGTAGAAGAAGATGAACTGTGGCTTAAAAAGGGCGACGTTTATTACGTATTTTCGCCTTCTCTTTGGAAAAGCAATGCAGAGAAAGCCGGTTTAACCTATCAAGTCACTGATAAACGGGGCGAGTGCCTGGTTCAACGTGGCAACATCTGCTGGGAGCTTCAAGACCACAGCGATATCCTGCGTGGTGTCATGATTGGTCTAGGTATCGCCAACATTCTCTTGGTGCTTGGCTGGCTTTATTACCGCTGGGATAGCAAACGTAAAGAGATGCGCAGCCGAATGCTCATCCTACAAATTTTAACTCATGAGCTTAGAACGCCAATCGCTAGTTTATCCTTAACGGTTGAGGGATTTAGACGCGAGTTTGAGAACCTACCAGAGTCGGTTTACGACGAGTTCCGCCGCTTATGCCAAGACTCACGCCGTTTAAGACAGCTCGCAGAGGCAAGTAAGGACTACCTGCAATCGGACTACCAACCACTCGCCACTGAATGGGTCCCTTCAGTGGAGGAGTGGCTTACTTTTAAACTCGAGGAGGAGTTCTCTCAGCCTATTGAGTTTACACTCAACCAAGATGTTGCTGCTAAACTAAACGTATATTGGTTAGGTAGCTGTATCGACAATTTGATACGCAACGCACTGAAGTATGGTGTGGCTCCTGTTAGTCTTGATGTTCAATCGACCGAGCTTGGTTTAACCATCAGAGTCATTGACCAAGGCCAACTGACAAGCAAGGACTGGAGCCATGTCAGAAAACCGTTTGTCAGCCAGGCAGGTCTTGGCTTGGGGCTGACAATTGTAGAGTCGATGGTCGCTAGAATGGGCGGCTCTATGAAGCTTATTGGTCCACCGACGACATTTATACTGGAGATACCTTGTGAAACAGACACTGCTTCTCGTTGA
- a CDS encoding Re/Si-specific NAD(P)(+) transhydrogenase subunit alpha: protein MQIGVPRETLAGESRVAASPKSVEQLIKLGFDVVVESGAGSLASFEDSAFEASGAKISSLDDVWNSEVILKVNAPIVDSERSIDEFSLLKDGATLISFIWPAQNPELMEKLATKNINVLAMDSVPRISRAQALDALSSMANIAGYRAVVEAAHEFGRFFTGQITAAGKVPPAKVFVAGAGVAGLAAIGAAGSLGAIVRAFDVRPEVAEQVESMGADFLKLDFEENSGSGDGYAKEMSDEFNKKAAELYAEQAKDVDIIITTALIPGRPAPKLVTKEMVDSMKAGSVIVDLAAANGGNCEYTVADQVITTDNGVKIIGYTDMVGRLPTQSSQLYATNLVNLLKLLCKEKDGNINIDFEDVVQRGVTVVKEGEITWPAPPIQVSAQPEAKPEPVQPKAEPKPEEPTSPVKKLVAVGAGLAAFGWIASVAPAAFLAHFTVFVLACVVGYYVVWNVTHALHTPLMSVTNAISGIIIVGALLQVGQGNGVVSFLAFIAILIASINIFGGFTVTKRMLEMFRKDK from the coding sequence ATGCAGATAGGTGTACCTAGAGAAACGCTCGCAGGAGAATCGCGAGTCGCTGCTTCACCCAAATCGGTGGAACAGCTCATCAAACTAGGCTTTGATGTCGTAGTGGAGTCGGGAGCAGGTTCTCTCGCAAGTTTTGAAGACTCGGCATTTGAAGCCTCTGGCGCAAAAATATCGTCGCTAGACGATGTATGGAACTCTGAAGTCATTCTTAAAGTGAACGCCCCAATCGTTGACTCTGAACGCAGTATTGACGAGTTCTCACTTCTCAAGGATGGAGCAACGCTTATTAGCTTCATCTGGCCGGCACAGAATCCAGAGCTAATGGAGAAACTTGCGACCAAGAACATCAACGTTCTCGCGATGGATTCAGTACCTCGAATTTCTCGAGCTCAAGCTCTGGACGCGCTTTCTTCTATGGCGAATATCGCCGGTTACCGTGCAGTGGTCGAAGCCGCACATGAGTTTGGTCGCTTCTTTACTGGCCAAATCACGGCTGCCGGTAAAGTACCACCAGCAAAAGTGTTTGTTGCTGGTGCAGGTGTAGCCGGTCTTGCTGCGATTGGCGCTGCAGGTAGCTTGGGTGCGATCGTTAGAGCCTTTGACGTACGTCCTGAGGTAGCTGAGCAAGTCGAATCAATGGGCGCTGACTTCCTTAAACTTGATTTTGAGGAGAACTCAGGCTCAGGCGACGGTTATGCTAAAGAGATGTCAGATGAGTTCAACAAAAAAGCGGCGGAACTCTACGCAGAACAAGCAAAAGACGTTGATATCATCATCACTACTGCATTGATCCCTGGTAGACCTGCTCCAAAACTGGTGACCAAAGAGATGGTCGACAGCATGAAAGCGGGTAGTGTGATTGTCGATCTCGCGGCTGCAAATGGCGGTAACTGTGAGTACACCGTCGCTGACCAAGTCATCACGACTGACAATGGTGTGAAGATCATCGGTTACACCGACATGGTAGGGCGACTACCAACTCAATCGTCTCAACTCTACGCAACCAATTTAGTTAACTTACTAAAACTGCTGTGTAAAGAGAAAGACGGTAATATCAATATTGATTTTGAAGACGTTGTTCAGCGCGGGGTCACTGTCGTTAAAGAAGGTGAAATCACCTGGCCGGCACCTCCAATCCAAGTATCTGCACAACCAGAGGCGAAACCTGAGCCAGTTCAACCAAAAGCGGAACCAAAGCCTGAAGAACCAACCTCTCCAGTTAAAAAACTGGTCGCTGTTGGTGCCGGCCTTGCTGCCTTTGGTTGGATTGCTTCGGTTGCGCCAGCTGCATTCCTAGCACATTTTACTGTATTTGTCCTTGCATGTGTTGTGGGCTACTACGTTGTGTGGAATGTCACACACGCACTTCATACTCCGCTCATGTCTGTGACCAACGCCATTTCCGGCATCATCATCGTCGGCGCATTGCTGCAAGTAGGACAGGGGAATGGTGTCGTGTCATTCTTAGCATTCATCGCGATTCTCATCGCGAGTATCAACATCTTCGGTGGCTTCACCGTGACCAAGCGTATGCTTGAGATGTTCCGTAAAGATAAATAA
- the parM gene encoding plasmid segregation protein ParM domain-containing protein, whose protein sequence is MTSRKLKIAVDDGSTNVKVAWLENNEIKTIVSPNSFRKNWKSAALRKDKKIFNYSIGDTKYTYDATSDKALETTHVDYQYDDLNLLAVHHALLQTGIAPQSVTLVVTLPITEYYNPEDCQKNEINIERKRQHLMRDITLNKGETFEIVDVEVMPESLPAVLSTLVNSNCNEFTRSLVIDIGGTTLDMGVVVGEFDDVSSIYGNNEIGVSMVTDAARKALSFADSDSSYLVANELIKRRNDDQFICDVVNDESKIETVKEKIEAKIEELGAQVANEAKKFAKNPNRVYIVGGGAPLIYPALKKAYDTLGERVVLVEQAQAALAEELCLYFADESESIEAEVVNG, encoded by the coding sequence ATGACTTCTCGCAAACTCAAAATTGCTGTTGATGATGGCTCAACGAACGTAAAAGTGGCATGGCTAGAAAACAATGAAATTAAAACTATTGTTTCGCCAAACTCTTTTCGCAAAAACTGGAAAAGCGCAGCACTAAGAAAAGATAAAAAGATCTTCAACTACAGTATTGGCGACACCAAGTACACTTACGATGCGACCTCAGATAAAGCACTAGAAACAACGCATGTTGATTACCAATATGATGATTTGAATTTGCTAGCTGTACACCATGCTTTGCTGCAAACGGGTATTGCACCGCAGTCGGTCACTCTGGTTGTTACTCTGCCTATCACTGAATATTACAACCCTGAAGATTGCCAGAAGAATGAAATTAATATTGAGCGCAAACGACAGCATTTAATGCGCGACATCACTCTTAATAAGGGAGAGACGTTTGAGATTGTTGATGTCGAAGTCATGCCAGAAAGTTTACCAGCCGTTCTATCGACCTTGGTGAACTCAAATTGCAATGAGTTTACTCGCTCATTAGTGATCGATATCGGTGGTACAACTCTGGATATGGGCGTTGTCGTGGGCGAATTTGACGACGTATCTTCAATCTATGGTAACAACGAAATCGGTGTATCTATGGTGACAGATGCAGCCCGTAAAGCCCTCTCTTTCGCAGACAGTGATTCGAGCTATTTGGTGGCCAATGAGTTGATCAAGCGACGCAATGATGATCAGTTCATTTGTGATGTTGTGAACGATGAAAGCAAGATTGAGACTGTTAAAGAGAAGATTGAAGCGAAAATCGAAGAGCTTGGCGCACAAGTTGCTAATGAGGCGAAAAAGTTTGCCAAGAATCCAAACCGAGTTTACATCGTTGGTGGCGGTGCTCCATTGATCTACCCTGCTTTAAAGAAAGCTTATGATACGTTGGGCGAGCGAGTGGTTTTAGTCGAACAAGCGCAAGCAGCATTAGCAGAGGAGTTGTGTCTCTACTTTGCTGACGAGAGTGAGTCTATCGAAGCGGAAGTCGTCAATGGATAG
- a CDS encoding late competence development ComFB family protein yields MKISVDVHNYMETLVGKAFLQMELDQKFNDDQLADIACIALGQLKPLYIRHDIDFLSSLAEERMIALSTSTEVAINNAVEFIINDRRLERDVSDLPAHCVSRYADEDQELEWFEKPILSRAKINN; encoded by the coding sequence ATGAAAATCAGTGTTGATGTACATAATTATATGGAAACCTTGGTCGGAAAAGCCTTCTTACAGATGGAGCTAGATCAAAAGTTTAACGATGACCAACTTGCAGATATAGCGTGCATCGCACTCGGTCAGTTGAAACCGCTTTATATTCGCCATGATATTGATTTCTTGTCTTCACTAGCTGAGGAGCGAATGATTGCACTATCGACTAGCACAGAAGTGGCGATAAATAACGCAGTTGAGTTCATCATCAATGATCGACGTCTCGAAAGAGATGTCTCTGATCTACCTGCGCACTGCGTTTCACGTTATGCTGACGAAGACCAAGAACTCGAATGGTTTGAGAAACCAATTCTGTCTCGAGCCAAAATAAACAATTAG
- a CDS encoding DUF3069 domain-containing protein: protein MSDTQANEQATQKVDLSTVSAELRQVIEFDEVPEGMHNMVVSIHEVSEEAVRESWNELPASAQNIVDNFEQFHALVSVSQAFAGVNLMEEFPTLDLPKDMTEEQQEAYRAELLNEVLMKCVKDMCKQMKKARRDPLLKKDFKDVFAR, encoded by the coding sequence ATGTCTGATACTCAAGCGAACGAGCAAGCAACACAGAAAGTTGATCTATCCACTGTTTCAGCGGAACTTCGTCAAGTCATTGAATTTGATGAAGTGCCAGAAGGTATGCACAACATGGTAGTGTCAATTCACGAAGTTTCTGAGGAAGCCGTTCGTGAATCATGGAATGAGCTACCAGCCAGCGCACAAAATATTGTAGATAACTTTGAACAGTTTCATGCGTTAGTATCGGTGAGCCAGGCTTTCGCTGGTGTAAACCTTATGGAAGAGTTTCCAACGCTTGATCTGCCAAAAGATATGACAGAAGAGCAACAAGAAGCTTACCGTGCAGAGCTACTGAATGAAGTGCTAATGAAGTGCGTTAAAGATATGTGTAAGCAGATGAAGAAAGCGCGCCGCGATCCACTGCTAAAGAAAGACTTTAAAGACGTATTTGCGCGTTAA